GGTGGTTGGTCAAGCCCTTCGCCATGTTGCCCGGCCAGTAGCCGCCCGCCTTGACCCCAAGGACGAGCCCCGCACTGTCGAAGCCAGCCTTGAAGCCGTAGAGCGCGTCGGCATAGCCGATCGCCTCTCGGATGACGGGGAAGTTACGGGCCTCGTCTCGCGCCATGGCAGCGAAGACGCTTTCGATGGCTTCAAAGACAGCGGCCTCGCTCATGAGGTCGGAGATCAGACGCTCCGGTACGATGATCATGGATTGACTCCTCCAAGAATAACACCGGAGCGCCCAGTTGCGCTTCGCAGGTACGTTCTCAATACGCCTTGCCGCGTGCCGACACCGGCCAGACCGTCTCGACCTTACCGTTGCGCACCCCGACATACCAGTCATGGACGTTGCAGGTCGGATCGCAATGGCCGGGCACCAGCCTGAGCTTGTCGTTGACCTTCAGCACGCCCTTGGGGTCATCGATCACACCGTGCTCGTCGCTGCACTTGATGTATTTCACGTCGTCGCGGCCGTAGATGAAGGGCAGGCCGCTGTCGACCGATTGCGCCTTGAGGCCGGCGTCGCAGATGGCGCGGTCGGGCTTGGCGTGGCTCATCACGCTGGTCAGGATGAACAGCGCGTTCTCCCATTCGCCCTTGTCGATGCGGTGGCCATCCTTATCGAGGATGCGGCCGTAGTCAGCGTCCATGAAGGCGTAGGAGCCGCATTGCAGCTCGTTATAGACGCCCGAGCCCGTCTCGAAATAATAGGAGCCGGTGCCGCCGCCGGAAACCAGTTCCGGCTCCAGCCCGACAGCCTTCAGGCCCTCGACGGCGTCCTTGACCATGGCGATCGCCGCGTCGAGCTTCTCCTTACGCGCCTCATAGCTGTCGATGTGCTGCATCGCGCCCTGGTAGGCTTGGATGCCGGTGAACTTGAGGCCCGGCGCCGCGTCGGCGGCCTGGGCGATCTTCACGACGGCGTCGGTCGAGGTGACGCCGCAGCGGCCGGCGCCGCAGTCGATCTCCACGAAGATTTCGAGCTGCGTGCCGTGCTTTTCGGCGGCAGCAGACAGGTCAGCGATGTTGGCAACGTCATCGACGCAGACGATGATGCGCGAGCCGAGCTTGGGCAGGCGGGCCAGCCGGTCGATCTTGGCCGGGTCGCGCACCTGGTTCGACACCAGCACGTCCTTGATGCCGCCGCGCACGAAGACTTCCGCCTCGCTGACCTTCTGGCAGCAGACGCCGACCGAGCCGCCGAGCCTCTCCTGCAGTTTCTGCACGTCAACCGACTTATGCATCTTGCCGTGGCTGCGATGGCGCATACCGTTCGCCTTGGCGTAATCGCCCATCTTGCGGATATTGCGCTCCAGCGCGTCGAGGTCGAGGATCAGGCAGGGCGTCTGGATCTGGGATTCGTCCATGCCGGGGACCGCCGGCACGTCGAAACCGACGTCGAGTTGTTCAGTTTGAGTCGTCGCGTTCATGCTCTTCTCCTCAGTTCCACGGTAATTTGTCGAGATCCACATTGCCGCCCGTCACGATCACGCCGACGCGCTTGCCGGCAAAGACATCAGGGTTCTTCAGGATGGTCGCCAGCGGCACGGCGCTGGACGGCTCCATCACGATCTTCATGCGCTTCCAGATCAGCTTCATCGCGTCGACGATCTCCTGCTCGGAAGCCGTCAGGATGTCGGTGACGTTGTTCTT
The window above is part of the Hyphomicrobiales bacterium genome. Proteins encoded here:
- the bhcC gene encoding 3-hydroxy-D-aspartate aldolase translates to MNATTQTEQLDVGFDVPAVPGMDESQIQTPCLILDLDALERNIRKMGDYAKANGMRHRSHGKMHKSVDVQKLQERLGGSVGVCCQKVSEAEVFVRGGIKDVLVSNQVRDPAKIDRLARLPKLGSRIIVCVDDVANIADLSAAAEKHGTQLEIFVEIDCGAGRCGVTSTDAVVKIAQAADAAPGLKFTGIQAYQGAMQHIDSYEARKEKLDAAIAMVKDAVEGLKAVGLEPELVSGGGTGSYYFETGSGVYNELQCGSYAFMDADYGRILDKDGHRIDKGEWENALFILTSVMSHAKPDRAICDAGLKAQSVDSGLPFIYGRDDVKYIKCSDEHGVIDDPKGVLKVNDKLRLVPGHCDPTCNVHDWYVGVRNGKVETVWPVSARGKAY